A window of Natronobacterium texcoconense genomic DNA:
CCTCTCGGAGGACGCCGAGACCGAAGACCGGCCCGCGGTCCAGGTCGGCGACCCCTACGCCGAGAAGCTGCTGATCGAGGCCAACGAGCAACTGATCGAGGAGGACCTGATCGAGTCCGCCCGCGACCTCGGCGCTGCCGGACTGGGCGGTGCCTCGAGCGAAATGGTCGCCAAGGGCGGCCTGGGCGCACACATCGAACTCGAGCGGGTCCACCAGCGCGAGCCGAACATGAACGCCCTCGAGATCCTGCTCGCGGAGTCCCAGGAGCGGATGTGTTACGAGGTCGAACCGGAGAACGTCGACCGCGTCGAGGAGATCGCCGAACGGTTCGACCTGGGCTGTTCGGTCATCGGCGAGGTGACGGAAGGAAATTACACGTGCGAGTTTGAGCGCGAGACCGTCGTCGACGTCGACGCCTACTTCCTCGGCGAGGGCGCGCCGATGAACGACCTCGAGAGCGAAGAGCCGGAACAGCCCGACACCGATCTCCCCGAGGTCGACGTAGAGGACGCGTTCGAGACGGTCGTCTCGAGTCCGAACACGGCCTCGAAGCGGTGGGTCTACCGCCAGTACGACCACGAGGTCGGCGTCCGGACGAGCGTCGGACCGGGCGACGACGCAGCTATCGTTGCGATCCGAGAGGCCGAACAGGGACTCGCCATCTCCTCGGGCGCTGCCCCCAACTGGACCTCGACGGCTCCCTACGAGGGCGCTCGGGCGGTTGCACTCGAGAACGCGACGAACGTCGCGGCCAAGGGCGCGACGCCGCTCGCGGCAGTCGACTGTCTCAACGGCGGCAACCCCGAGAAATCGGACGTCTACGGCGGCTTCCAGGGCATCGTCGACGGCCTCGCGGACATGTGCGCGACGCTCGACGCGCCCGTGGTCGGCGGCAACGTCTCGCTGTACAACGACTCCGTCTCCGGTCCGATTCCGCCGACGCCGACGCTCGCGCTGGTCGGGACGAAAGACGGCTACGACGCGCCGCCGCTGTCGGTCACCGCCGACGAGGACGCCGAGACGCTGCTGCTGGTCGGCGACCTCGCTCTCGAGGCCGACGACTTCGCTCTCGGCGGGTCGGAGTACCTCGCCCGGTTCGACGGCAGCGACGCCTTCCCTGCACTCCCAGAAGATCCCGCTGCACTCGTCGAGACGATCGCCGACGTTGCCGACGACGAGGCGACGCGTGCCGTCCACGACGTCAGCCACGGCGGACTCGCCGTCTCACTCGTCGAGATGGTGACCGACGAGGCCGGCCTCGAGATCGACCTCTCCGTCGCCGA
This region includes:
- the purL gene encoding phosphoribosylformylglycinamidine synthase subunit PurL produces the protein MSLADSDRELVVEELGREPTPAEAALFENLWSEHCAYRSSRPLLSAFESEGEQVVVGPGDDAAVVALPSADADGDRASGHADDETYITMGIESHNHPSYVDPFDGAATGVGGIVRDTLSMGAYPIALADSLYFGGFDREHSKYLFEGVVEGISHYGNCIGVPTVAGSVDFHEDYEGNPLVNVACIGLTDEDRLVTAEAQEPGNKLVLVGNATGRDGLGGASFASEDLSEDAETEDRPAVQVGDPYAEKLLIEANEQLIEEDLIESARDLGAAGLGGASSEMVAKGGLGAHIELERVHQREPNMNALEILLAESQERMCYEVEPENVDRVEEIAERFDLGCSVIGEVTEGNYTCEFERETVVDVDAYFLGEGAPMNDLESEEPEQPDTDLPEVDVEDAFETVVSSPNTASKRWVYRQYDHEVGVRTSVGPGDDAAIVAIREAEQGLAISSGAAPNWTSTAPYEGARAVALENATNVAAKGATPLAAVDCLNGGNPEKSDVYGGFQGIVDGLADMCATLDAPVVGGNVSLYNDSVSGPIPPTPTLALVGTKDGYDAPPLSVTADEDAETLLLVGDLALEADDFALGGSEYLARFDGSDAFPALPEDPAALVETIADVADDEATRAVHDVSHGGLAVSLVEMVTDEAGLEIDLSVADADLAAALFHEQPGRVLIQTESPDAVEEAFDGVAPVVEVGSVTDDGRLEVTADERTVATDAATIRELRATIEDELA